The genome window GTGGTGTGAAAAGTGCCTTTCAGTTCTTTTCTGATATAAATCGTGGACTGCTTTGTTAGGGTTTGGAGATCCTTATTTTAAGGTACTTAAGAATATTATGATATATGGAGTGATGTGTTTCTATTAATACTGAATTCAGAACTTGCCGTCAGTGGTAGTGAGCCACGTGTTGGGTCCTAAGCCTGGAGAGCGAATCTTAGATTTGTGTGCAGGTCCTGGTGGAAAAACTACTCATATTGCAGCATTAATGAAAGATAAGGTAAGGGAAAACAAATATTTGCCCTGGTAGAATACAGTTTAGAAAAACTAATATATGCAATTTTAATGAAAAATGTACTCAATTAAGTCCAGCGTATTATGTGTAATTGTTTACTTTAAAACTTACTTTTCTATAATCATCGGCATAGGCAGGCAGTATTGGTAAAGTTTTCAATGGTCAAGTAAGACTTGACAGTTGAGTTTATAGTCCATGGTCTTCGGATCAGGTGGGTGAGATGGGCAATAACAATTGCAAACCTGGTAAAGATTGCTGCATTTAGGCTGGACTGTTGTGTGTAACAAAAACCAGGTTTGGTGATTGGGAAGGAATTGCCAGTGGTGAGCAGCAGTACAGACAGAACCAGAGTGGTCTTCACCATATGGTCCTGAATAGGAAAAGCTCTGTATGTTCATGATTTAACATGCATGACTATATGCCTTTTGTTAGCCAATGCCTCTCATTCATTAAATAGGAGAATGATGTGCGTGCACTAGTTTTAACCCAGTCCAAACAGTGGACAGGCTTCTTGGTCCGAGAGCTGGGAAGTTTGTGAGAAGCTGACTGGTGAAGCATGTCCAGCACCTGCCCTCTCAGGCTGACAACAACATTCAAAACAGATCCTTTCGAGCCCTGTTAGTTTGTGTATGAATTAAGCATGTTGACAGTGATCTGGCAAATACAGTACAATATGGGAAACACCCCACTAGTTAACAGTTTGTCAACCTGAAAATCACATTCTGTCACTAATCAGGAGCGGTGGCAGAAGCAGATATaatagcaatgtttaagaggcaaTGAGACAGGCCAACAACAGGCTGTGAATAGATTGATGCAGACcatatgcaggcaaatgggattaattagattggcatcatggtcagaTCAGACACGTGGACCCAAGGGATTGTTACCGTGCTGTTCTGTATAAACGTCAGCTATGTGCAGCTGAGAATTTTAATTTCACCATCAGGCCTCCAGCAAAATTGAGGTAGAATTGTGATAGATGTATTAAATTTTTATGCTGTTGATTATGAACTATTTCCTAGGGATGGTTAAAGGAAAACTGGTAGTGGCTTTACATCTCAGCTCTTCAGATGTAATGATCTTAAGTTAATATAGTTTGGTTTTGGATATTCATTTAAGTTATTTAGTAAATCTTTGCATGTTAAAATTTGTATTCCCTATGATTGGAATTGAACTTTGGTGCTGTGGTGAATTGTTCTTTGGAAAAATATCATTCAAatttctatccccattcccattccaaagtGTCAGACCGTGGCCTCTTCTGCCGCAATGAGGccagtctcagtgtggtggagcaagcaacacctcatactccatCTAGGAAATCTCAAACCCAgtggcatgaacatggattttTCCTTCCCCCTTTCATCTTCTTTCATTCCCCACTTAGCCTCTTACCTgctctcttcacctgcctgtcacatccctggtgccccttcttcttccctttctcccatggtgcactctcctttcctatcagattccttcttctccagccctttacctttcccacccacctagcttcacctaccactttctagctcgtcctccttcccctcctttttattttggtgtcttccctcttccttttcagtcctgatgaagggtctcggtttgAAGCatcattttcataaatgctgcctgacctgctgagtttcttcagcattttgtgtgtggtgctctggatttacagcatctgcagaatctcttgtgtttagaaaaGAAATGTCACTTTGAACTTGAAATGCACTGCTAAAGTTAGGTGAAGCTTGGTTTACAGTGAGCTAATCACTGCAGAATTAAGTAGGATCAGGCCAAAGAGGTTTTAGAGCAGGGGAAAAGGATGTGGGGAAGATAATGAAACGGGTTAGTGATCAAAAAGGCTTTTAGTGGAAAGAAGAGGTCAAGGATCAATGGGATGGTGGCATTAGGGGTCATTAGTCAGAAGGATTAGGGAATTGGATAGCATGGGCAGCAGAAGATGGAGAGTGGTTAAATTGTTAGACCAGTAGGGTAAGTGGATTGGTAGAAATGAGTGGTCATTGTGACAATTGTGTCCAAGTGAGAGATACCACAGGGCAAGTATAATACTTAAGGAAACCTGAGCATTCTCAGCATTTGATCCCATGGGAATGTCCCTTTCCGATTACATTGGAATAGACCCCTTGAGCAATCTAGAAACTGTTTCTGCATGATGGATCTTGATTGACAATGCTGAGCATTGCAAGGATATTGCTTTTTCATATACAGGATGCCCCCCATtattcgaaggtagagcattcctaggAAACCGTTCAtaagccgaaatggtgtaaaacaaagaagcaattaccactaATTTATCTGAGAAAAATtcttgagtgttcccagacccaaaaaataacctgccaaatcataccaaatagcacataaaatttaaaataacactgacatatagtaaaagcaggaatgatatgttaAATACAccgctatataaagtagaaataacatATGTACAgtatagtttcacttaccagaatcaggaagattaagccaaaaccgatttgtagTAAAAAAGTGATACGTACACGCACACACCAGCCCGCGCAAGGCTTCAccgtcatggtagtctttctcggggtaaacacaagtttaaagcaggcgtctttttttgtaaaagcgaaaatcctctttcggttaacgaaaacaggtactaatctAAGTCTTTCGTAAAAGTGAAGTTGCGTAAAGCAAACGTTTggaaagcgggggacacctgtacctgGGTCTTTCTATGGTCAGCACTTATGAAGCAAAGAGAATATGACAAGAAAATCACAAACTCTAGGTACCTGATTCTTCTACATACTGATTCATTATTCATTCAAATGAAATTGAATAATCCATATTGCAGCATTATATATTCCATTTTCTTGGTAAGGTTGTTAATTTAGTTGGTAGGGAAATATACCTTCACAAGTTAAACTCTTCTTTATCATGGGACCATTGTCAGATTGTCTATCAAAATTACACAAATGTTTTGAAATTATTTACTCTTTCTTACTTTTATCATTTCCAAGAACTTAATATTTTTCCAAATTTCAGCGTCATCTTTCCACACTGGTCTGTGTTTGCAAAGCACTGTTCCTAATCCACACCTTTCAAGTCTTGCACTGATTTTCAATGAATTCTTTGATCAGTAGAAGAAATATAAAATTAGCTTTTAGTATTGGAAACCTGAAATTCAATTTAAATCTGTGTTATACTTGACACAGTATCTGAAGATCTCCTTCTGCCTTTTGGTTTTGTCCTTGAAATAATGATACTGTATGaaaaaatattaatattttaCTAAAATTTGGAACAATTTTTCTACAGGGTGAAGTGATAGCAATTGATAAGATTGCAAGTAAAGTAAGGAAAATAAAGCAGAACGCGGAGAACTTACAGTTGAAGAGTATACAAGTGTTTTGTTATGATGGAACTAAAGTCCTTGCAAAAGAAGGGATTTGGAATGAGCAAGGTATGAAATAAAATAATCACAGAGTAGTGTTGGAAAATGCTAAGAATGTGATTTATATATAAAGCTGTTTCATTCTCCAGAATACCTTTTGCAACTACAGGATTTGAAGAATGTAAATGAAAATTTATCTAACAGCCAAGTATGTGGCCAGTATTTAGTAGTTAATTCCAGTAAATCAGCCAGTTTGTAATTATATTGTCCTGCCTAAAATATACTGTATGAAAAAGAGGAATATGCAAGAAATTATGGTTGATAAAGTATCCCCTTTTTGCCTTGACTATTTATAAGACAGCTTGACAATGATGAGTAATCTCACAATTGAAGTGACTTTGAAAGCTGTAACCAACAGATGTCCATTTTAATTTAAAAGTTTAAtaaaactgcaggtgctggatatttgaaataattaatttcttgtgttttctttggagcatctAAGTTTAACTGCAATTTGTGTTATTAAAGTTAAGAATTCAGTTAAATATTGATATTAAACAGTTGTGGGTATATAAGCTATTGTATGCATTTACTGTGATTTTTAAttagtatttttttctttatcttgCGGTTACACAAAATGCTtttggaattcagcaggtcaggcagtatctagggAAGTGAATAAATAATTGATGCTTCGGGTTGAGAACTTccttcaaggtggaggagcaacaagtCATATTCCATCTAGGATGTGTCTTAGCCTGaagcatcaattgtttattcctttccatagacgctacctgacctgctgagctcctcctacattttgcgtgtgttgctctggatttctagcagctgcagaatctcttttgtttatctTATTGTGCTGCACCGGAGCCAGAATAACAATTACTTCGCATTccattacacttgtgtactggaaacaaTCTAATTCTTTCAATTAATTGCAGAGGGACCTCCATTCCCCCCAGAAACTTTTGATCGGGTACTTCTGGATGCCCCCTGCAGTGGGTTAGGTCAGAGGCCTAATATGGCCTGTGACTGGAGCTTAAAGGAAATTGCTTCTTACCAGCCTCTGCAGCGAAAGCTATTTAGAGAGGTAAGTGCTGTCCTATTATTGAACTCTCTATACAGTATATAAGCATTTAATTGTATATGTTTCCTGTAATTGCTAAAATTCACTAGTCAAccctttttatacattttaatgcAAAAAGGTAAATCCATTTTCTTTTACACGTTGCCTCTTGGTGATTTTGCAGAAAGATCTATTGTTTTGAAATACCCAATTATAATTGACTAATAAATATGATTTTATTTTACCAAAGGTTCATTTAACCCATTTAATGTACGGCAAGTTAAGGTGGGACGTTATTACCTAGGTCATTATTTATCATAAAAGTTAATGAACTTGCAGTTCTGATCTGAATCAGTTACCTGAATCTCCAATGCTctgctttcatgatatcagctGGAGCTCATCGAGGCGTGACTGCGCAGGCATGTGCCTGTCAGTAAGTGAGACCGGCAGGAAGAATTTAAAAGCAGAGAGTTTTCTCTTTAGCGGTTTGATTGAGGCATGATTGCGCTTGCGCGTGGATGTCACCAAGTTAAGCTactggggagaatttaaaaagaagaTAGCTTTATAGAGCAGGCAACAGAGTAGAGGGAGTCAGAGCAGGAGAACTTTGTCTCAACGGGGCTTCAACGATGATGGGTCGAGCGAGGTAaattacttgtgaagaataggaataggaggTATGTGtatgaggctggtgttctgtactgggtgtcagatgtgggatgacCGTGTTAGgggactggagatgcagctcgataacCTTCGTCTGGTCGGGCaaggtgaggaggtgatagagtaGAGCTATAAGGAAGTAGTTACACTGGGGCCTCggaagacagataagtgggtaacattcaggagagggaagggcaagagtcagatactaaagagtacccctgtggctgttccccttaacaataagtactcctgtttgagtactgttggggagggtgagcgacctacctgggggaagcaacagtggccgtgcctcttgcacagagtctggccctgtggctcagaagggtagggaagggaagacgatggcagtgataggggactctatagttaggggggcagataggcgATTCTGCGAATTCAgtaaagaaacacggatggtagtttttctcccaggtgccagggtccgggatgtttctgatcgcgtccacactatcctgaagtgggaaggtgaacagccagaggtcgtggtacatattggtaccagcgaCATAGGTAgcaaaagagaggaggtcctgaaaacagactacagggagtgaggaaagaatctgagaagcaggacctcaaaggtagtaatcttgggattactgcctgtgccacatgacagtgagtataggaatagagtgaggtggaggataagtgtgtggctgagggattggaacgggggcagggatttagatttctggatcattgggacctacaCAAAAACgacagattgcacttgaatccaagggagaccaatattctggcagggaggtttgctaaggctattgaggagagtttaaactagaattgctggggggtgggaactgaactgcagagacggaggaaggggtggttggctcacaaacagagaaagtgtgtgggcagtgtgagagggaggataggcaggtgatagagagggAATGCACTCAGACATGGTTTGAgaagtgtctattttaatgcaaggagtatcatgaacaaagcggatgagtgcagaatgtggatcagtacttggagctataatgttgtggccattgcCGAGATTTGGGTggctcaagggcaggaatggctacttagagtgccaggccttagatgtttctgaaagaacagggagggaggcaaaagaggtgggggggggggtgtagcacTGCTGATCAGAAATAAAGTTGTAGTAGTGTTATAGCCACTGAAaatgaggaagtcatggagggattgtctactgagtctctgtgggtggaagttagaaatgggaagtggtcaataactctactgggtgttttttatagaccacccagtagtagcagggacatcgaggagcagatagcgAGACAGATTCTGGAGCAGTGCGGTAATAATAGGGTTGTCATGATGGGGAATTTTAATtcccccaatattgattggcatctccctagagacaggggtttagatggggtggagtttgttaggtgtgttcaggaaggattcctgacacaatatgtagataagcctacaagaggagaggatgtacttgatctggtattgggaaatgaacctggtcaggtgtcagatctctcagtgggagagcattttggagatagtgatcacaattctatctcctttaccatagcattggtgagggataggaacagacaagttagggaaatgtctaattggagtaaggggaattatgaagctatcaggcaggaacacggaagcataaattgggaaaagatgttctcagggaaatgtatgacagaaatgtggcaaatgttcaggggatatttgtgtggagttctgcataggtatgttctgatgagacagggaaaggatgatagggtacgGGAACCATccttggtgtacaaaggctgttgaaaatctaatcaagaagaaaagaaaagcttacgaaagattcaaaaaactaggtaatgatagagatctagaaaattataaggctagcaggaaggagcttaagaatgaaattagaggaGCCAGAAAggtccatgagaaggccttggcgagcaggattaaggaaaatgcccgggacaagtatgtgaagagcaagaggataagacaggagagaataggaccaatcaagtgtgacagtggaaaagtttgTATGGAAATGGAGGACGTAGCGGAGGaacctaatgaatactttgcttcggtattcactacagaaaaggaccttggcaattgcagGGATGATTTACTGCAGGACTAAAAAGCTTaaacatatagacattaagaaaggggatgtgctggaacttttggaaagcatcaagttggataagtctctgggaccggacgagatatgccccaggctactgtgggaagcgaggaaggagattgctgagcctctggcaatgatctttgcatcatcaatgggaacgagggaggttctggaggattggagggttgcagatgttgttcccttattcaagaaaggaagtagagatagcccagaaaattacagactagtgagtcttacttcagtggttggtaagttgatggagaagatcctgagaggcagaatttatgaacatttggagaggaataatttgacctaggaatagtcagcatggctttgtcaaaggcaggttgtgtcttatggctaacatgagaggacaccggtttagggtgcttggaagcaggtacagaggagatgtcaggggtaagtttttcacgtaaagagtggtgagtgcatggaatgggctgctggcaatggtggtggaggcagatacgatagggtcttttaagagactcctggataggtacatggagcttagaaaaaatagagggctatgtgtaacccaaGATTATTtcaaaagtaaggacatgtttggcacagctttgtgggctgaagggcctgtattgtgctgtaggttttctatgtagagcaatagatgtagtgtatatcgatttcagcaaggcatttgataaggtatcgaatgcaaggctgattgagaaagtaaggaggcatgggatccaaagggaccttgccttatggatccagaactggcctgcacacagaaggcaaagagtggttgtagatgggtcatattctgcatggaggtctgtgaccgctggtgtgcctcagggctctgttctgggacccctactctgtgatttttataaatgacttggataaggaagtggagggatggttagtaaatttgctgatgacacaaaggttggggttgttgtggatagtgtggagggctgtcagaggttacagcgggacattgataggatgcacagcttggctgggaagtggcagatggagttcaactcagataagtgtgaggtggttcattttggtaggtcaaatatgatggcagaatatagtattaatggtaagacttttggcagtgtggaggatcagagggatcttgggttctgagTCCATACGACTCTCAAAGCTGGTGCATGGTTGACTGTATGGTTAAGagagcatatggtgtattggccttcatcaactgtgggattgagttcaagagccaagaggtaatgctaTAGCTacatagaaccctggtcagatcccacataATACTgttctcatttctggtcacctcactataggaaggatgtggaaactatagaaagggttcagaggagatttacatgaacgttgcctggattggccagcatgccttatgagaataggttgagtgaatttggccttttctatATGGAGCAATGGAAGtcatgagaggtgacatgatagaggtgtgtggatagtcagaggctttttcccagggctgaaatgactaacacgagaggacacagttttaaggtgcttggaagtaggtacagaggagattacaggggtaagtttttttatgcagattgtggtgagtgcgtggaataggctgccggcgatggtcttaagagactcctggataggtatgtggagaatagaaaaatacagggctatgcgTTACtcaaagtaatttctaaagtaagtacattgtgggttgaagggcctgtattgtgttgtaggcttttctatttattttgttttttctatGAAAACCACTCCCAAGTCCAAGTTAAAAGATTGGTTCAAATCCCAGTTCAGGAGCCTTAAGCTAAAAAAAGCCAAGTCTGACACTCCAGTGCAGTCCTGGAAGAGTTCGACAGTCATCTGACTCTTCTGGAAGAGTCATCTGAGAGTGCAGTTTTCCTTGATGTCTCTGTTTGCTCCTCTGTcagcagaatttaaaaaaaaatgtaaatgtTCTTTTCACTTTGCTGTTCAATCATCTTCAAATACTGTTTCCATCAGTTTCTGTTTTTGTTACAATCCTAACTTTGGGATTATtttgatggagatgatatttgaTTTGTTCACTAATTGAAGTATTTTCTTAGGCAGTCGAGATACTAAAGCCTGGAGGCATCTTGGTCTATAGCACCTGTACAATAACATTGGCAGAAAATGAAGAACAAGTCGCCTGGGCACTAAGTACTTTTCCTTGCTTACGGCTCCATCAACAGGTATTATTTACAGTGTTTAGATACATTGCTTAATGCTGTTCAAAAAGTACACTCAGGGCCACTCTTTTAGGTACAACTAAACACCTACTCATTAAGCAAATATCTAACTATGCACTCATGTagcagcaactgaatgcataaaagcatgcagacatggtgaggAGGCTCAGGTTTAGTTAAGACCAAGCATCAGATTCGGGAAATAAATGTGGTCCGAgggactttgaccatgaaatgattgttggtgccaggcaaggtggtttgagtatcctgGAAACTACTAATCCCTTGGAAGATTCACACACAAGAGTCACTAGAGTTTACAGTgtacagtgcaaaaacaaaaaaaaaaatcctctgagTGTCAGTttagtgggtgaaaatgccttaatgagagaggacagaggagaatggtcagactgactgtaactcaaataaccacacattacaacagtggtatacAGAGGGGCATCTCTGATCGCATACCAGATCGAACCTCGGTGGATGGGCCAGCAGAAGAgcacatatactcagtggccactttattagttacaggaggcagttaataaagtggccactgaacatATAATAATGTTTATAGGCTGATCACTTTAGGGAGATAGAGAAATATCAGTATTGACTGTTGACATTTATTGTCCCTTTTTGTTATGACTTGCATCAAGACACCAGGGAGTATTTTGAACTAGCCTGGCAGCAGTTACTCTGTAGCTGCTAGCAGCAGTGTTTATTTTTATCTGAAGATAGGTAAGTCATCGTGCAGAtagtcattttcccagggctgaaatggttgccacaagaggacacaggtttaaggtgctggggagtaggtgtaggtacagaggagatgtcagggttaagttttttacttggagagtggtgagtgtgtggaatgggctgctggcaa of Hypanus sabinus isolate sHypSab1 chromosome 6, sHypSab1.hap1, whole genome shotgun sequence contains these proteins:
- the nsun6 gene encoding tRNA (cytosine(72)-C(5))-methyltransferase NSUN6 isoform X2; the encoded protein is MKAGDTVSVYSDIHGKCKRGAKEYKGAKVFVGNGIAELSRNEIFCSSCTLRGVGVRMTEPVYVTPSFDNLMNNFLFLQNLPSVVVSHVLGPKPGERILDLCAGPGGKTTHIAALMKDKGEVIAIDKIASKVRKIKQNAENLQLKSIQVFCYDGTKVLAKEGIWNEQEGPPFPPETFDRVLLDAPCSGLGQRPNMACDWSLKEIASYQPLQRKLFREAVEILKPGGILVYSTCTITLAENEEQVAWALSTFPCLRLHQQEPHLGEGGMMSIGLSEDQLKLLQRFNPSSVSVKDTFDYSSRMDFGQMTDLINLANKDTIGFFIAKFIKSQDA